In a single window of the Pseudomonas sp. B21-015 genome:
- a CDS encoding PrkA family serine protein kinase, which yields MSIFSHFQQRFESTRQEELSLQEYLELCKKDRSAYVSAAERLLLAIGEPELLDTSTNSRLSRIFSNKVIRRYPAFEDFHGMEECIDQIVSYFRHAAQGLEEKKQILYLLGPVGGGKSSLAEKLKQLIEKVPFYAIKGSPVFESPLGLFNATEDGAILEEDFGIPRRYLNTIMSPWATKRLAEFGGDISQFRVVKLYPSILNQIAVAKTEPGDENNQDISALVGKVDIRKLEEFPQNDADAYSYSGALCRANQGLMEFVEMFKAPIKVLHPLLTATQEGNYNSTEGLGAIPFTGILLAHSNESEWHTFRNNKNNEAFIDRIYIVKVPYCLRVSDEVKIYDKLLFNSSLAKAHCAPDTLKMLAQFTVLSRLKEPENSNIYSKMRVYDGENLKDTDPKAKSIQEYRDAAGVDEGMNGLSTRFAFKILSKVFNFDPHEIAANPVHLLYVLEQQIEQEQFQAETRERYLRFLKEYLAPRYIEFIGKEIQTAYLESYSEYGQNIFDRYVLYADFWIQDQEYRDPETGEILNRVALNEELEKIEKPAGISNPKDFRNEIVNFVLRARANNNGKNPTWLSYEKLRVVIEKKMFSNTEDLLPVISFNAKASKEDQQKHNDFVTRMVERGYTDKQVRLLSEWYLRVRKSQ from the coding sequence ATGAGTATCTTTAGCCACTTCCAACAACGCTTCGAGTCCACGCGCCAGGAAGAACTCTCGCTGCAAGAGTACCTGGAGCTGTGCAAAAAGGACCGCAGCGCCTACGTTTCCGCGGCCGAGCGTCTCTTGCTGGCCATCGGTGAACCGGAGCTGCTCGACACCTCCACCAACTCGAGGCTGTCACGAATCTTTTCCAACAAGGTGATCCGCCGCTATCCGGCCTTTGAAGACTTCCACGGGATGGAAGAATGCATCGACCAGATCGTGTCGTATTTCCGCCATGCCGCTCAGGGCCTGGAAGAAAAGAAACAGATCCTCTATCTGCTCGGCCCTGTCGGTGGCGGTAAGTCGTCCCTGGCCGAAAAGCTCAAACAGCTGATCGAGAAAGTGCCCTTCTACGCAATCAAGGGCTCGCCGGTTTTCGAATCGCCTCTGGGTTTGTTCAACGCCACGGAAGATGGCGCGATCCTCGAGGAAGACTTCGGCATTCCCCGGCGCTATCTCAATACCATCATGTCGCCATGGGCCACCAAGCGCCTGGCCGAATTCGGCGGCGACATCAGTCAGTTCCGCGTGGTGAAACTCTATCCGTCGATCCTCAACCAGATTGCGGTCGCGAAAACCGAGCCGGGAGATGAAAACAACCAGGACATCTCGGCACTGGTGGGCAAGGTCGATATTCGCAAACTGGAAGAGTTCCCGCAGAACGATGCCGATGCCTACAGCTACTCGGGGGCACTGTGCCGGGCCAACCAGGGCCTGATGGAGTTCGTCGAAATGTTCAAGGCACCGATCAAGGTGCTGCACCCATTGCTGACCGCCACCCAGGAAGGTAACTACAACAGTACCGAAGGCCTGGGGGCGATTCCGTTTACCGGGATCCTGCTGGCCCACTCCAACGAATCGGAATGGCACACCTTCCGGAACAACAAGAACAACGAAGCGTTCATCGACCGGATCTATATCGTCAAAGTGCCGTACTGCCTGCGCGTCAGCGACGAAGTGAAGATCTACGACAAGCTTCTGTTCAACAGTTCGCTGGCCAAGGCCCATTGCGCGCCCGACACCCTGAAAATGCTCGCTCAGTTCACGGTGCTCTCGCGCCTCAAAGAGCCGGAAAACTCCAACATCTACTCCAAGATGCGCGTGTATGACGGCGAAAACCTCAAGGATACCGATCCGAAGGCCAAGTCGATCCAGGAATACCGTGACGCCGCGGGTGTCGATGAAGGCATGAACGGCCTGTCGACCCGCTTCGCCTTCAAGATTCTGTCGAAGGTCTTCAACTTCGATCCGCACGAAATCGCCGCCAACCCGGTGCATCTGCTCTACGTGCTGGAACAGCAGATCGAACAGGAACAATTCCAGGCCGAGACCCGCGAACGCTATCTGCGCTTCCTGAAAGAGTACCTGGCGCCGCGTTATATCGAATTCATCGGCAAGGAGATCCAGACTGCCTACCTCGAGTCTTACAGCGAGTACGGCCAGAACATCTTCGATCGCTACGTGCTGTACGCCGACTTCTGGATTCAGGATCAGGAATACCGCGACCCGGAAACCGGCGAGATCCTCAACCGCGTGGCACTGAACGAGGAACTGGAGAAAATCGAGAAACCGGCCGGCATCAGCAATCCGAAGGATTTCCGCAACGAAATCGTCAACTTCGTACTGCGCGCCCGTGCCAACAACAACGGCAAAAACCCAACCTGGCTCAGCTACGAAAAACTGCGGGTGGTCATCGAGAAGAAAATGTTCTCCAACACCGAGGACCTGCTGCCAGTCATCAGCTTCAATGCCAAGGCCAGCAAAGAGGACCAGCAGAAACACAACGACTTCGTCACACGGATGGTCGAACGGGGCTACACCGACAAACAGGTACGACTGCTGTCCGAGTGGTATCTGCGAGTCAGAAAATCACAGTAA
- the glpE gene encoding thiosulfate sulfurtransferase GlpE, which yields MSEFKRIPPEQAQTLREQGAVVVDIRDPATFAALHIAGSKHLDNHSIADFIRAADLDAPTVVVCYHGNSSQSAAAYLISQGFSDVYSMDGGFELWRTTYPSETAQGTSE from the coding sequence ATGAGCGAATTCAAACGCATCCCCCCAGAACAGGCCCAGACCCTGCGCGAACAAGGCGCGGTGGTAGTCGATATCCGCGACCCGGCAACTTTTGCCGCGCTGCACATCGCCGGCTCGAAGCATCTGGACAACCATTCCATCGCGGATTTCATCCGTGCCGCCGACCTCGACGCGCCGACTGTGGTGGTCTGCTACCACGGTAATTCCAGCCAAAGTGCCGCCGCTTACCTGATCAGCCAGGGCTTCTCCGACGTCTACAGCATGGACGGCGGTTTTGAGCTGTGGCGTACGACTTATCCTTCGGAAACGGCGCAAGGCACTTCCGAATAA
- a CDS encoding symmetrical bis(5'-nucleosyl)-tetraphosphatase, with protein MATYAVGDVQGCLEPLQCLLKQVAFDPARDRLWLVGDLVNRGPQSLETLRFLYSIRESLICVLGNHDLHLLAVGQNIERLKKADTLREILEAPDSADLLEWVRQQKLMHYDEQREIALVHAGIPPQWSLRKALKCAAEVEEALRDDNRFAPYLDGMYGNEPVKWDNDLKGAARLRVITNYLTRMRFCTSDGKLDLKGKEGIDTAPPGYAPWFRHKERKTKGLKIIFGHWAALEGQCNEPGLFALDTGCVWGGAMTLMNVDTFERLQCKCDAHGHVRPPVATSIPEQTSASAPR; from the coding sequence ATGGCGACGTACGCCGTCGGCGATGTGCAAGGTTGCCTTGAACCGCTGCAATGCCTGCTCAAGCAAGTCGCCTTCGACCCTGCCCGGGACCGTTTGTGGCTGGTGGGCGATCTGGTCAACCGAGGCCCACAGTCGCTGGAAACCTTGCGTTTCCTCTATAGCATCCGCGAATCGCTGATCTGCGTACTCGGCAACCATGACCTGCACTTGCTGGCAGTCGGGCAAAACATCGAACGCCTGAAGAAAGCCGACACCTTGCGTGAGATCCTCGAAGCGCCCGATAGCGCGGATCTGTTGGAGTGGGTTCGCCAGCAAAAGCTCATGCACTACGATGAACAACGCGAAATCGCCCTGGTCCATGCCGGCATCCCGCCACAATGGTCGCTGCGCAAAGCCTTGAAATGCGCCGCCGAAGTCGAAGAAGCCCTGCGCGACGACAACCGCTTCGCGCCTTACCTTGACGGTATGTATGGCAACGAACCGGTGAAATGGGACAACGACCTCAAAGGCGCGGCCCGCCTGCGAGTCATCACCAACTATTTAACCCGGATGCGTTTTTGCACCAGCGACGGCAAACTCGATCTCAAAGGCAAGGAAGGCATCGACACTGCACCGCCGGGTTATGCGCCGTGGTTCAGGCACAAGGAGCGCAAGACCAAAGGCCTGAAGATCATCTTCGGCCATTGGGCTGCACTCGAAGGCCAGTGCAACGAGCCCGGTCTGTTTGCACTCGATACCGGATGCGTCTGGGGCGGTGCCATGACCCTGATGAACGTCGACACCTTTGAGCGCCTGCAATGCAAATGCGACGCCCATGGCCACGTTCGACCGCCAGTCGCCACCTCTATTCCCGAACAAACGTCAGCCAGCGCCCCGCGCTAG
- the apaG gene encoding Co2+/Mg2+ efflux protein ApaG: MSDPRYQVDVSVVTRYLAEQSQPEHNRFAFAYTITVQNNGLLPAKLLSRHWVITDGDGHVEEVRGAGVVGQQPLIDVGQSHTYSSGTVMTSKVGTMQGTYQMVADDGKHFDAIIAPFRLAVPGALH; this comes from the coding sequence ATGTCCGATCCTCGTTATCAGGTCGACGTCAGCGTCGTCACCCGCTATCTGGCAGAACAATCGCAACCCGAGCACAACCGCTTTGCCTTCGCCTACACCATCACCGTGCAGAACAATGGCCTGCTACCCGCCAAGCTGCTTTCACGGCATTGGGTGATCACCGATGGCGACGGGCATGTCGAGGAGGTTCGCGGCGCAGGCGTTGTCGGCCAACAACCATTGATCGATGTGGGCCAGAGCCACACTTACAGCAGCGGTACCGTCATGACATCCAAGGTCGGCACCATGCAGGGCACCTACCAGATGGTCGCCGACGATGGTAAACACTTCGACGCCATCATCGCACCGTTCCGTCTGGCGGTACCCGGAGCCCTGCACTGA
- the rsmA gene encoding 16S rRNA (adenine(1518)-N(6)/adenine(1519)-N(6))-dimethyltransferase RsmA, translating into MTEHYQHRARKRFGQNFLHDAGVIDRILRSIHAKPEDRLLEIGPGQGALTAGLLNSGAQLDVVELDKDLIPILNQQFASKSNFNLHQGDALKFDFNSLNAAPNSLRVVGNLPYNISTPLIFHLLHNANLIRDMHFMLQKEVVERLAAGPGGGDWGRLSIMVQYHCRVEHLFNVGPGAFNPPPKVDSAIVRLVPHAVLPHPAKDHRLLERVVREAFNQRRKTLRNTLKLLLSNDEIEAAGVDGSLRPEQLDLAAFVRLADKLSEQALQKPATD; encoded by the coding sequence ATGACCGAGCATTACCAGCACCGGGCGCGCAAGCGCTTCGGCCAGAATTTCCTGCACGATGCCGGCGTTATCGACCGCATCCTGCGCTCCATTCACGCCAAACCCGAAGACCGCCTGCTGGAAATCGGCCCGGGCCAGGGTGCATTGACCGCAGGCCTGCTCAACAGCGGCGCCCAACTGGACGTCGTAGAGCTGGACAAGGACCTGATCCCGATCCTCAACCAGCAGTTCGCCAGCAAGAGCAACTTCAACCTGCATCAGGGCGACGCGCTGAAGTTTGACTTCAACAGCCTGAACGCCGCGCCGAACAGCCTGCGAGTGGTCGGCAACCTGCCGTACAACATCTCTACCCCGCTGATCTTTCACCTGTTGCACAACGCCAACCTGATACGCGACATGCACTTCATGCTGCAAAAGGAAGTGGTCGAGCGCCTGGCGGCGGGGCCTGGCGGCGGTGACTGGGGTCGCCTGTCGATCATGGTTCAGTACCATTGTCGGGTCGAGCATCTGTTCAATGTCGGCCCGGGCGCGTTCAATCCTCCGCCCAAAGTCGACTCCGCGATCGTGCGCCTGGTGCCCCACGCGGTGCTGCCTCACCCGGCCAAGGATCATCGTCTGCTGGAGCGCGTTGTGCGCGAAGCCTTCAACCAGCGCCGCAAAACCCTGCGCAATACGCTGAAACTGCTGCTGAGCAATGACGAAATCGAAGCCGCCGGCGTCGATGGCAGCCTGCGCCCCGAGCAGCTCGACCTGGCTGCCTTCGTGCGGCTGGCCGACAAGCTCAGCGAACAAGCCCTACAAAAGCCTGCCACCGACTGA
- the pdxA gene encoding 4-hydroxythreonine-4-phosphate dehydrogenase PdxA, whose amino-acid sequence MKPKRFALTPGEPAGIGPDLCLLLASQAQPHPLIAITSRDLLIERAAQLGVVVDLLPVAPDSWPDVPAPANSLYVWDTPLNARVTAGQLDKANAAFVLETLTRAGQGCLDGHFAGMITAPVHKGVINESGIAFSGHTEFLADLTHTEQVVMMLATRGLRVALVTTHLPLREIADAITPERLERVTRILHTDLQEKFGIAQPRILVCGLNPHAGEGGHLGHEEIDIIEPTLERLRGEGMDLRGPLPADTLFTPKYLEHCDAVLAMYHDQGLPVLKYKGFGAAVNVTLGLPIIRTSVDHGTALDLAGSGNIDTGSLQVALETAYQMAETHL is encoded by the coding sequence GTGAAACCCAAGCGTTTCGCGCTGACCCCCGGCGAGCCGGCCGGCATAGGTCCTGACCTGTGCCTGCTGCTCGCCTCGCAAGCCCAGCCACACCCTCTGATTGCCATTACCAGCCGCGACCTGCTCATCGAGCGGGCCGCGCAGCTGGGCGTGGTTGTCGATCTGCTGCCGGTAGCGCCGGACAGCTGGCCGGATGTTCCTGCACCGGCCAACAGCCTGTATGTATGGGATACGCCGCTCAACGCCAGGGTCACCGCCGGGCAACTGGACAAGGCCAATGCGGCTTTCGTCCTGGAAACCCTGACCCGCGCAGGCCAAGGCTGCCTTGATGGGCATTTCGCCGGCATGATCACCGCCCCTGTCCATAAGGGCGTGATCAATGAATCCGGGATCGCCTTTTCCGGGCACACCGAATTTCTTGCTGACCTGACCCACACCGAGCAAGTGGTGATGATGCTTGCCACCCGCGGCTTGCGCGTGGCGCTGGTCACCACTCACCTGCCCCTGCGCGAGATCGCCGACGCAATCACGCCGGAGCGCCTGGAGCGGGTCACGCGGATTCTGCATACCGACCTGCAAGAAAAATTCGGCATCGCCCAGCCACGCATCCTGGTCTGCGGGCTTAACCCGCACGCCGGTGAAGGCGGCCACCTGGGCCATGAAGAAATCGACATCATCGAACCTACGTTAGAGCGCCTGCGCGGCGAGGGCATGGACCTTCGCGGCCCCCTGCCCGCCGACACTCTGTTTACCCCCAAATATCTGGAGCACTGCGACGCAGTGCTGGCGATGTACCACGACCAGGGCCTGCCCGTGCTGAAATACAAAGGCTTCGGCGCGGCAGTCAACGTGACCCTCGGCTTGCCGATCATCCGCACGTCGGTCGACCACGGCACCGCCCTGGATCTGGCCGGTAGCGGCAACATCGACACCGGCAGCCTGCAAGTCGCCCTGGAAACCGCCTACCAGATGGCCGAGACCCATTTATGA
- the surA gene encoding peptidylprolyl isomerase SurA, translated as MKTKLSDCLRPLMLGALFLGTAANAAVQSIDKVVAIVDNDVVMQSQLDQRVHEVQQTIAKRGAAVPPAGVLDQQVLERLIVENLQLQIGERSGIRITDEELNQAVGTIAQRNNMSLDQFRAALTRDGLSYEDARDQIRREMIISRVRQRRVAERIQVSEQEVKNFLASDLGKMQLSEEFRLANILIPTPESANSDAIQNAAKQADAVYQQLKQGADFGQLAIAKSASETALEGGDMGWRKAAQLPPPFDRLLSTMAVGDVTQPMRTPGGFIILKILDKRGGEAQVRDEVHVRHILVKPSPIRDEEKTKALAQSLYSRIEAGEDFGELAKSFSEDPGSALNGGDLNWIDPNALVPEFREVMAKTPQGQLSKPFKTQYGWHVLEVLGRRATDSTTQAREQQAMTVLRNRKYDEELQTWLRQIRDEAYVEIKLPGADQATQ; from the coding sequence GTGAAGACCAAGCTTTCTGATTGTCTGCGCCCGCTGATGCTGGGCGCGCTGTTCCTGGGTACCGCGGCCAACGCCGCGGTACAGTCCATCGATAAAGTGGTGGCCATCGTCGATAACGACGTGGTCATGCAGAGCCAGCTGGACCAGCGTGTCCATGAAGTTCAGCAAACCATCGCCAAACGCGGCGCTGCCGTACCGCCTGCCGGCGTACTGGATCAGCAGGTGCTTGAGCGTCTGATCGTCGAAAACCTGCAATTGCAGATTGGCGAGCGTTCTGGCATCCGCATTACCGATGAAGAACTGAACCAGGCTGTCGGCACCATTGCCCAGCGCAACAACATGTCTTTGGATCAATTCCGCGCCGCCCTGACTCGCGACGGCCTGTCTTATGAAGACGCCCGTGACCAGATTCGTCGCGAGATGATCATCAGCCGCGTGCGTCAGCGTCGTGTGGCCGAGCGCATCCAGGTTTCCGAACAGGAAGTGAAGAACTTCCTGGCATCCGATCTGGGCAAAATGCAGCTGTCCGAAGAGTTTCGTCTGGCCAACATCCTGATTCCTACGCCGGAAAGCGCTAACTCCGACGCCATTCAGAATGCCGCCAAACAAGCCGACGCGGTTTACCAGCAACTCAAGCAAGGCGCTGACTTCGGTCAGTTGGCAATCGCCAAATCCGCCAGCGAAACCGCGCTGGAAGGCGGCGACATGGGCTGGCGTAAAGCCGCTCAACTGCCACCTCCGTTCGATCGCCTGCTGAGCACCATGGCGGTTGGCGATGTGACCCAGCCAATGCGCACCCCGGGCGGCTTCATTATCCTGAAGATCCTCGACAAGCGTGGCGGCGAAGCCCAGGTGCGTGACGAAGTGCATGTGCGTCACATCCTGGTCAAACCAAGCCCGATCCGCGACGAAGAAAAAACCAAAGCCCTGGCTCAATCGCTCTACTCCCGTATCGAAGCGGGCGAAGATTTCGGCGAACTGGCGAAAAGCTTCTCGGAAGATCCGGGTTCCGCCCTCAACGGTGGCGACCTGAACTGGATCGACCCGAATGCCCTGGTACCTGAGTTCCGCGAAGTGATGGCCAAGACCCCACAAGGTCAGTTGTCCAAACCATTCAAGACCCAATATGGCTGGCACGTTCTGGAAGTCCTTGGCCGTCGCGCCACTGACAGCACCACCCAGGCCCGCGAGCAACAAGCGATGACCGTACTGCGTAACCGCAAATACGATGAAGAGCTGCAAACCTGGCTGCGTCAGATCCGTGACGAAGCGTATGTAGAGATCAAACTCCCTGGTGCAGACCAGGCAACGCAGTGA
- a CDS encoding LPS-assembly protein LptD — MALKSPAFRKKFPLLVTGSLLALQPLATSFVVAAEQYDCSVSASGAWDCAPKAPAAALPPRPVHDGSAVSATGETPAGTGSSEDTGAKPVLVTESKGRGLKSRSEDYSHLDWVPREKLTAAQLAETGPYCSGSYIEPIRPGMNDKTNKSDAPTFIGAKASRYKQEEQVAALAGDVVMRQGSMQVEADEANLYQAESRGELSGNVRIRDNGALIVGDHADVQLDTGEAKVDNAEYVMHKSRIRGNALYAKRAENAIIRLKDGTYTTCEPNSNAWQLKGNNITLNPATGFGTATNVTLRVKDIPVLYTPYIYFPIDDRRQSGFLPPTIGTGSDTGFMLVTPYYFNLAPNYDATLYPRYMSKHGLLMEGEFRYLTKSSEGQFGAAYLNDEDTDRSKQTDYQKNRYMYNWQHKGGLDSRVFTQVDYTKISDPYYFQDLQTDQIGVKSADYVNQQGSVTYRGDSYTARLNAQAYQLATVSNITPYDRLPQITFNGQLPYHPEGLNFDYETEAVRFDRDLKNGNFVNEDGTVESRLDNNVQGLARANGNRLNLKPGVSLPLNWTYGFLKPSLKYQYTQYDLDLDQRGKNTLLADESYSRNQNRGVPIASIDSGLYFDRNTQWFGKNYRQTLEPRLFYLYVPEKDQTDIPVFDTGEYTFNYASLFRDNRFSGSDRVGDENKLSLGVTNRWIEDNGFERQRISVGQALYFKDRKVQLPGVAFDDRDDAKANVSPYALEYEYRWNRDWRTTADYNWDPDSRSPRSGSAMFHYQPEDNPNKVINAGYRYRNDQVRYDQNTGRWSVGGGDYGSPGDANYVKDYYKIKQHDFSVIWPIVPQWNAISRWQYDYNRNRTLEAFGGFEYDNCCWKLRLINRYWVAYDENSQNAPENEKGDHGVFLQIVLKGLGGLTGAKVESFLDKGIQGYREREDQAF, encoded by the coding sequence ATGGCATTGAAATCCCCCGCGTTTCGTAAAAAATTTCCGTTGTTGGTCACCGGCAGTCTGCTGGCCCTCCAACCCTTGGCCACGTCGTTCGTGGTCGCCGCGGAACAGTATGACTGCTCAGTCTCTGCTTCGGGTGCCTGGGACTGTGCGCCAAAAGCGCCGGCAGCCGCATTGCCACCGCGTCCTGTCCATGATGGCAGCGCAGTTTCCGCCACTGGCGAAACCCCGGCAGGCACCGGCTCCAGTGAAGACACCGGCGCCAAGCCTGTGCTGGTTACCGAGTCCAAGGGCCGCGGCCTGAAGTCGCGTAGTGAAGACTACAGCCACCTCGACTGGGTTCCACGCGAGAAGCTCACTGCAGCGCAATTGGCCGAAACCGGTCCTTACTGCTCTGGTTCCTATATCGAACCGATTCGTCCTGGCATGAATGACAAGACGAATAAAAGTGACGCTCCGACCTTTATCGGTGCCAAGGCCTCCCGCTATAAGCAGGAAGAGCAGGTCGCTGCCCTGGCCGGTGACGTGGTCATGCGTCAGGGCAGCATGCAGGTCGAAGCCGACGAAGCGAACCTGTACCAGGCCGAGAGCCGTGGCGAATTGAGCGGCAACGTGCGCATTCGCGACAATGGCGCACTGATCGTGGGCGACCACGCCGACGTGCAGCTCGACACCGGTGAAGCCAAGGTCGACAACGCCGAATACGTGATGCACAAGTCGCGTATCCGCGGTAACGCGCTGTACGCCAAACGTGCCGAGAACGCGATCATCCGTCTCAAGGATGGTACGTACACCACGTGCGAACCGAACAGCAATGCCTGGCAGCTCAAGGGCAACAACATCACCTTGAACCCGGCGACCGGTTTCGGTACCGCGACCAACGTGACGCTGCGGGTCAAGGACATTCCGGTTCTGTACACGCCGTACATCTATTTCCCGATCGACGACCGTCGCCAGTCCGGCTTCCTGCCGCCGACCATCGGCACCGGCAGCGATACCGGCTTCATGCTGGTCACTCCGTACTACTTCAACCTGGCACCGAACTACGATGCCACGTTGTACCCGCGCTACATGAGCAAGCACGGGCTGTTGATGGAAGGCGAATTCCGCTACCTGACCAAGTCCAGCGAAGGTCAGTTCGGCGCAGCGTACCTCAACGACGAAGACACCGATCGCAGCAAGCAAACCGACTACCAGAAAAACCGCTACATGTATAACTGGCAGCACAAGGGCGGGTTGGATTCGCGGGTCTTCACACAGGTCGACTACACCAAGATCAGCGATCCGTATTACTTCCAGGATCTGCAGACCGACCAGATTGGTGTGAAAAGCGCTGATTACGTAAACCAGCAGGGTTCTGTCACCTATCGTGGCGACAGCTACACCGCTCGCTTGAACGCCCAGGCTTATCAGCTGGCGACCGTTTCGAACATCACGCCGTATGATCGTTTGCCGCAGATCACCTTCAATGGTCAGCTGCCGTATCATCCGGAAGGCCTGAATTTCGATTACGAGACAGAGGCCGTCCGGTTCGACCGTGATTTGAAGAACGGTAACTTCGTAAACGAAGATGGCACTGTCGAATCGCGCCTTGATAACAACGTACAGGGCCTGGCACGCGCCAATGGCAACCGCTTGAACCTCAAGCCGGGTGTCAGCCTGCCGTTGAACTGGACTTATGGTTTCTTGAAACCGTCCCTGAAGTACCAGTACACCCAGTACGATCTGGACCTGGATCAGCGGGGCAAAAACACTCTACTTGCAGATGAGAGCTACAGCCGTAATCAGAACCGTGGCGTACCGATTGCCAGTATCGACAGCGGCCTGTATTTCGATCGCAACACTCAATGGTTCGGCAAGAATTATCGCCAAACCCTGGAACCGCGCCTGTTCTATCTCTATGTTCCAGAGAAGGATCAGACCGATATTCCAGTCTTTGACACCGGCGAATACACCTTCAACTACGCGTCGCTGTTCCGTGACAACCGTTTCTCCGGCTCCGACCGTGTCGGCGACGAGAACAAACTGTCGCTGGGCGTGACCAACCGCTGGATTGAAGACAACGGCTTCGAACGTCAACGCATCAGCGTCGGCCAGGCCTTGTACTTCAAGGACCGTAAAGTCCAACTGCCGGGTGTCGCTTTCGATGACCGGGATGACGCCAAGGCCAACGTTTCGCCGTATGCACTGGAATACGAATACCGCTGGAACCGCGACTGGCGCACCACTGCCGACTACAACTGGGACCCGGACAGCCGCAGCCCTCGCTCGGGCAGCGCGATGTTCCACTATCAGCCTGAAGACAACCCGAACAAGGTTATCAACGCCGGTTATCGCTATCGCAATGACCAGGTCCGTTATGACCAGAACACCGGTAGATGGTCGGTGGGCGGTGGCGACTACGGTTCTCCGGGCGACGCGAACTATGTGAAGGACTACTACAAGATCAAACAGCACGACTTCTCGGTGATCTGGCCGATCGTGCCGCAGTGGAACGCCATCAGCCGCTGGCAGTATGACTACAACCGTAACCGTACCCTGGAAGCCTTCGGTGGTTTCGAGTACGACAACTGCTGCTGGAAACTGCGCCTGATCAACCGTTACTGGGTTGCTTATGACGAAAACAGTCAAAACGCTCCGGAAAACGAAAAAGGCGACCACGGCGTCTTCCTCCAAATTGTTCTGAAGGGACTCGGCGGCCTCACCGGCGCCAAAGTAGAGAGCTTCCTCGACAAAGGCATCCAAGGTTATCGTGAACGTGAAGACCAAGCTTTCTGA
- a CDS encoding aminoglycoside phosphotransferase family protein, whose amino-acid sequence MPDQDVRLQHLKVWLDEQLAILFAEQGWGAVPPATLTAASSDASFRRYFRWDGAGRSFVVMDAPPPQENCKPFVDIAFLLAKSGINVPKIYAEDLERGFLLLNDLGNKTYLDVIDSENADDLFKDALQALLAFQQLPMVAPLPSYDVALLRRELELFPEWYVKRELGIEFDPAQQVLWQQVSDLLIDSALAQPKVLVHRDYMPRNLMLSEPNPGVLDFQDAVYGPVTYDVTCLFKDAFLSWPEERVRGWLADYWQQAGALDIPVQPDFEDFLRASDLMGVQRHLKVIGIFARICHRDGKPRYLGDVPRFFAYIDAVIARRPELAELDVLLASLRAGAKA is encoded by the coding sequence ATGCCTGACCAAGATGTACGCTTGCAACACCTGAAAGTTTGGCTCGATGAACAGTTGGCTATCCTCTTTGCAGAACAGGGCTGGGGTGCCGTACCCCCGGCCACGTTGACCGCGGCCAGTAGCGACGCGAGTTTTCGGCGCTATTTCCGCTGGGACGGCGCAGGCAGAAGCTTCGTCGTGATGGACGCGCCGCCCCCCCAGGAAAACTGCAAGCCCTTCGTGGATATTGCTTTTCTGCTGGCGAAATCCGGAATAAATGTGCCAAAAATTTATGCCGAAGACCTTGAGCGTGGTTTTCTTTTGCTCAATGACCTGGGCAACAAGACTTACCTGGACGTGATCGACAGCGAAAATGCCGACGATTTGTTCAAGGATGCCCTGCAAGCACTGCTGGCTTTTCAGCAGTTGCCGATGGTGGCGCCGTTGCCGAGTTATGACGTGGCGTTGCTGCGTCGCGAGCTGGAGCTGTTTCCCGAGTGGTACGTGAAACGTGAGTTGGGCATCGAGTTCGACCCGGCGCAGCAAGTGCTCTGGCAGCAGGTCAGCGACCTGCTGATCGACAGCGCTCTGGCCCAGCCCAAAGTCTTGGTGCATCGCGACTACATGCCGCGCAACCTGATGCTCAGCGAGCCGAATCCCGGCGTGCTGGATTTCCAGGACGCGGTCTACGGGCCGGTGACTTATGACGTGACCTGCCTGTTCAAGGACGCGTTCCTCAGCTGGCCTGAAGAGCGCGTGCGCGGTTGGCTGGCTGATTACTGGCAGCAAGCCGGCGCGCTCGACATCCCGGTCCAGCCTGACTTCGAAGACTTCCTGCGCGCCAGCGACCTGATGGGCGTGCAGCGTCACTTGAAAGTCATCGGCATCTTCGCCCGCATCTGTCATCGCGATGGCAAGCCACGCTATCTCGGCGATGTGCCGCGCTTCTTCGCTTATATAGACGCGGTCATCGCCCGTCGCCCTGAACTGGCGGAGCTGGATGTGTTGCTGGCCAGTCTGCGTGCCGGAGCAAAGGCATGA